A DNA window from Microcystis aeruginosa NIES-843 contains the following coding sequences:
- a CDS encoding efflux RND transporter periplasmic adaptor subunit, translating into MSPPMSEDPLKITATSSEPQKHSKRRFQGARRWYLGGLLLLGVGYGIGSISQPTQPIAPSVAENEHFLPVEIDQLVQVNAYQQSRTYTGEIVAQNTSDLGFERGGTMTQLLVTEGQWVNQGTPLARLDDRQLIAQTQDLLAQKQQALAQLKEMEAGSRAETIAAAQANLAQEKAQLQEMEVGPRTETIAAAQARLKTLQAQLALARSKRERRQNLYTQGAISLEQFDEVVTDMDSQQARVNEAQSQLDELLAGTRPEILTQQQARVKQAQSQLDELLAGTRREVIEAQKAAIKQLDSRLASIELDLEKTVLKAPFSGKIQKRYLDQGTAVQAGQGVVRLVQLDGVKAHIGVPTSLTSEIKIGQSQTLKIDQKSYSATVKAILPELDAASRTVTVVFQVKGAGSSGEATSPLLTTGQIVTWKWQQNINTSGYWLPSTALVKGIRGLWSIYVLGDGNAAQGFVVERRDVEVLYTDGERVLVRGTLDGTEKVISNGTNRIISGQKVKISKQ; encoded by the coding sequence ATGTCACCCCCTATGTCGGAAGATCCCCTAAAAATCACTGCCACCTCTTCTGAACCTCAAAAACACTCAAAACGCCGTTTCCAAGGGGCTCGGCGATGGTATCTTGGGGGACTTTTATTGTTAGGAGTCGGTTATGGGATTGGGTCAATCAGTCAACCAACTCAACCAATCGCCCCTTCTGTTGCTGAAAATGAACATTTTCTCCCCGTTGAAATCGACCAGCTAGTACAGGTCAATGCTTATCAACAGTCTCGAACTTACACTGGGGAAATTGTCGCTCAAAACACCAGTGATTTAGGGTTTGAACGAGGAGGAACAATGACTCAACTGCTGGTGACAGAAGGACAATGGGTGAATCAAGGAACGCCCCTTGCTCGTTTAGATGACCGTCAATTAATCGCCCAAACACAAGACTTATTAGCCCAAAAACAACAGGCTTTAGCACAATTAAAAGAAATGGAGGCGGGTTCTCGTGCTGAAACCATTGCCGCAGCCCAAGCAAATTTGGCTCAAGAAAAAGCTCAACTACAAGAGATGGAAGTGGGACCTCGCACTGAAACCATTGCGGCAGCCCAAGCGCGTTTGAAAACCCTCCAAGCACAATTAGCTTTGGCTCGTAGTAAACGGGAGCGACGACAGAATCTTTATACGCAAGGGGCTATTTCTCTTGAACAGTTTGACGAAGTCGTCACAGATATGGATAGTCAACAGGCAAGGGTTAATGAAGCCCAGAGCCAATTAGATGAGCTATTAGCAGGAACACGCCCTGAAATCTTAACTCAACAGCAAGCAAGGGTTAAACAGGCTCAAAGTCAACTGGATGAGTTGTTAGCAGGGACTCGCAGGGAAGTGATTGAAGCCCAAAAAGCAGCTATTAAACAGCTAGATAGTCGTTTAGCTAGTATTGAACTTGATTTAGAAAAGACCGTTCTTAAAGCCCCTTTTTCGGGCAAAATTCAAAAACGTTATCTCGATCAAGGAACGGCGGTACAAGCGGGTCAAGGGGTGGTGCGTTTGGTGCAATTAGACGGCGTTAAAGCCCATATTGGTGTTCCTACGTCCCTGACTTCTGAGATTAAGATCGGACAATCACAAACCCTAAAAATTGACCAAAAATCTTATTCAGCGACCGTTAAGGCAATTTTACCTGAACTAGATGCTGCTAGTCGTACCGTGACGGTGGTTTTTCAAGTTAAAGGAGCAGGAAGTAGCGGCGAGGCTACCTCACCGCTGCTAACCACTGGACAAATTGTCACCTGGAAATGGCAACAAAACATTAATACTTCGGGTTATTGGCTACCTAGTACCGCTCTTGTTAAGGGAATTCGAGGATTATGGTCGATTTATGTCCTAGGAGATGGGAATGCAGCCCAAGGATTTGTCGTAGAACGTCGGGATGTGGAGGTTTTATACACCGATGGGGAGCGAGTTCTCGTGCGAGGAACATTAGACGGAACCGAAAAAGTGATTAGTAATGGCACAAATCGCATTATTTCGGGGCAAAAGGTAAAAATCAGTAAACAGTAA
- a CDS encoding PEP-CTERM sorting domain-containing protein (PEP-CTERM proteins occur, often in large numbers, in the proteomes of bacteria that also encode an exosortase, a predicted intramembrane cysteine proteinase. The presence of a PEP-CTERM domain at a protein's C-terminus predicts cleavage within the sorting domain, followed by covalent anchoring to some some component of the (usually Gram-negative) cell surface. Many PEP-CTERM proteins exhibit an unusual sequence composition that includes large numbers of potential glycosylation sites. Expression of one such protein has been shown restore the ability of a bacterium to form floc, a type of biofilm.) yields MSMRHFALLLGLGLTMISTVMLPSPSVQAEPVIYIETGGKESLSFDPDGLAVLESIGLSLASVENTDTPAQGYDYAFNILPPSSDPNIRGTDWVFSYDQETGNYEVISGTTEFTGSIFFNVDQNKLSLPSVLEIGNFSASFQTNTNPDIPLPFLVFITDTLNTGLKVLSPIEPGLPNVDLNNNTWSLEPVPFLFTKEFSDFLVKAGATQSVEGLQIAIGRADRSFVPLSTQSVPEPSSILGLLMVVLAAGYSKFLCIK; encoded by the coding sequence ATGTCTATGCGTCATTTTGCTTTATTACTCGGACTCGGACTGACAATGATCAGCACAGTCATGCTACCGTCTCCTTCCGTACAAGCTGAACCTGTCATTTATATCGAAACAGGTGGAAAAGAAAGTCTTAGCTTTGATCCCGATGGATTAGCCGTCTTAGAAAGTATTGGTTTATCTTTGGCATCGGTTGAGAATACTGATACTCCCGCACAGGGATACGATTATGCTTTTAATATTCTTCCTCCTAGTTCTGATCCCAATATACGAGGAACTGACTGGGTATTTAGTTACGATCAAGAAACAGGCAATTATGAAGTGATTAGTGGAACAACTGAATTTACGGGAAGTATATTTTTTAACGTTGATCAAAATAAGTTGAGTCTTCCCTCGGTTTTAGAAATAGGAAATTTTTCCGCATCCTTCCAAACAAACACTAATCCAGATATTCCCTTACCCTTTTTGGTTTTTATAACCGATACGCTCAATACAGGTCTTAAAGTTCTCAGTCCGATCGAACCCGGATTACCTAATGTTGACCTCAATAATAATACTTGGTCACTGGAACCTGTTCCTTTTCTTTTCACTAAAGAATTTAGTGATTTTTTAGTAAAAGCTGGAGCGACTCAATCGGTGGAAGGGCTACAAATTGCTATCGGTAGAGCAGATCGTTCATTTGTGCCTTTATCGACTCAAAGTGTCCCTGAACCAAGCAGTATATTAGGATTATTAATGGTTGTATTAGCTGCAGGTTATTCTAAATTTTTATGTATTAAATAA
- a CDS encoding transposase, which produces MRKWTQDGTWLKIHNCLRDYVRTMEGHLTAASAGVLDSQSVKTATMINQEVGYDAGKRIKGRKRFTLVDTFGLLIAVKVVFCQRFSILLRTFLF; this is translated from the coding sequence TTGAGAAAGTGGACTCAAGACGGAACATGGCTGAAAATCCATAACTGTCTCCGGGATTACGTCAGGACGATGGAAGGTCATCTAACGGCGGCGAGCGCGGGAGTTTTAGACAGCCAATCGGTCAAAACCGCCACGATGATTAATCAAGAGGTGGGTTATGATGCGGGGAAACGGATTAAAGGAAGAAAGAGATTCACATTAGTCGATACCTTCGGGCTGTTAATCGCAGTCAAAGTCGTCTTCTGCCAAAGATTCTCCATTTTGCTGAGGACTTTCCTATTTTAA
- a CDS encoding helix-turn-helix domain-containing protein, which yields MLLTPNCNPLNSLNFSHSTTNFLNSVPQQEIAESISVIQYLINQIPESVLWIDSQGRIKHYNDAACALLGHSREQLSNLTIEEAAQDFLNSDWSRYWKLIQRRGFGRLITHHPYYEDHQSLDITVNFLKYGDQDYISIVARSLNFLESEKDGYACRIHPSVNSKQAPQSLIQRSSNPQPNFFDSLASFYPDSSQLKPVFEFIEANYSQPITLNDVAGSAGYSPAYLTNLVKRRTGKTIIHWIVERRMLEAQSLLLKTHESITKIAATVGFTDPYYFSRRFSQLHKVSPKRWREKYQTQVA from the coding sequence ATGCTTTTAACTCCAAACTGTAACCCTCTTAACTCCCTTAACTTCTCTCATTCTACGACTAACTTTCTTAATTCCGTCCCTCAGCAAGAAATAGCTGAATCCATATCTGTTATTCAATATTTAATCAATCAAATCCCTGAATCTGTATTGTGGATCGATTCCCAAGGACGGATTAAGCATTACAATGATGCGGCTTGTGCTTTATTGGGACATTCCAGAGAACAGTTATCTAATTTGACTATAGAAGAAGCTGCTCAAGATTTTTTAAACTCAGATTGGTCCAGATACTGGAAATTAATTCAACGTCGAGGTTTTGGACGTTTGATCACACACCATCCTTATTATGAGGATCATCAATCCCTCGATATTACGGTTAACTTTCTCAAATATGGAGATCAGGATTATATAAGCATAGTAGCTCGTTCTTTAAATTTTCTAGAATCTGAAAAAGATGGCTACGCTTGCAGAATTCATCCTTCTGTTAACTCAAAACAAGCTCCTCAATCGTTGATACAGCGTTCTTCTAACCCTCAACCGAATTTCTTTGATTCTTTGGCTTCTTTCTACCCTGATAGTTCTCAATTAAAACCAGTTTTTGAGTTTATTGAGGCAAATTATAGTCAACCCATTACCCTCAATGATGTGGCTGGATCGGCTGGTTATTCTCCTGCTTATTTAACCAATTTAGTTAAGCGTCGCACCGGCAAAACGATTATTCATTGGATTGTGGAACGAAGAATGCTAGAAGCCCAATCCTTGTTACTGAAAACCCATGAGTCAATTACCAAAATTGCCGCCACCGTTGGGTTTACTGACCCCTATTATTTTTCCCGTCGCTTTAGTCAGTTACATAAAGTATCTCCTAAACGTTGGCGAGAAAAATATCAAACTCAAGTAGCTTAA
- a CDS encoding acyl carrier protein: MTTVQSPCTVEDIQNWLVDQFAQQLDVDLDDIDIEEPFDNYELDSRKALVLLGRLEKWLGKELNPVVIFNYPTIAELATRLGELYL; the protein is encoded by the coding sequence ATGACAACTGTTCAATCTCCTTGTACCGTTGAAGACATTCAAAACTGGCTCGTTGATCAGTTTGCTCAACAACTCGATGTTGACCTTGATGACATTGATATTGAAGAACCTTTTGATAATTATGAACTCGACTCACGAAAAGCGTTAGTTTTATTAGGACGCTTAGAAAAATGGCTCGGAAAGGAATTAAATCCTGTGGTCATTTTTAACTATCCCACCATTGCTGAATTAGCAACCCGATTAGGGGAATTATATCTTTAA
- a CDS encoding NAD(P)/FAD-dependent oxidoreductase translates to MVTTDTKVYDVVIMGAGFAGVCQARHLLLNVPNIKIALIDPRPEERTNKDLKIGESMVEIATLFVCKELGLYEYMIENHPPKFGLNFHWPKKKDKTTTTDDYYHIWNNRQPPLASFQMNRAKFERDLLKMNKAMGATFYQGRVVDVDLTSKDELKTVIAKVENEQITLKAKHVIDAAGRKFIIGQKTDNLLFGADNLFGLDTGSVWVRVNNIDRTIFHDGYDPYGTTCSHYYATNHWFGHGHWLWMIPTEKDSQEISIGIAYHRSAIADKQINTKEKFYAFLKANHEILYRLVNSGENIDFHYLPRPSHTSKTMFSADNWYVIGDAACIFDPFYSLGSSMISYQIECTTEIIRSKLVGEAIGEKKQAAYNDFILTYTRFNNHLIKHHDQQLGDASIMSWRIYHDYIWWFGVQVPMYTGKWFLDLDFLTRYTPGLKEHQMGYCEHLYQQFNEVIAQGKNLGFMDCHRGDQLWGDYHTLKHFDDFVENAKLEPRRCNVFACMKTTNFYTAIWYANFLWKGFGVTAFVKPKNLFYLLKHLQGVIQADIAERVYKHFTKGIPSNRKIAEMRQEFTTYHYQPELNSWEQETAPLASQKITVTV, encoded by the coding sequence ATGGTTACGACTGACACAAAAGTTTATGATGTTGTGATTATGGGAGCAGGTTTCGCCGGGGTCTGTCAAGCAAGACACTTACTTCTAAATGTTCCCAACATTAAAATTGCACTGATCGATCCTCGTCCAGAAGAAAGAACTAATAAAGACCTCAAAATTGGCGAATCAATGGTGGAAATTGCCACCCTATTTGTTTGCAAAGAATTGGGGTTATACGAATATATGATCGAAAATCATCCTCCCAAATTTGGACTAAACTTCCATTGGCCGAAAAAGAAGGACAAAACGACTACCACTGATGATTATTATCATATTTGGAATAATCGTCAACCGCCTTTGGCTTCCTTTCAAATGAACCGGGCAAAATTTGAACGGGATCTCCTAAAAATGAATAAAGCGATGGGAGCAACTTTTTATCAAGGTCGAGTTGTAGATGTTGATTTAACCTCAAAAGATGAACTCAAAACCGTTATCGCTAAAGTCGAAAATGAACAGATAACTCTCAAAGCAAAGCACGTTATTGATGCCGCAGGACGGAAGTTTATTATTGGTCAAAAAACCGATAATCTCCTATTTGGAGCAGATAATCTTTTTGGACTTGATACCGGTTCTGTTTGGGTTAGAGTTAACAATATTGATCGCACCATTTTTCACGATGGTTATGATCCTTATGGTACAACTTGTAGCCATTACTATGCAACCAATCATTGGTTCGGTCATGGTCATTGGTTATGGATGATTCCTACCGAGAAGGATAGTCAAGAAATTTCCATTGGCATTGCTTATCATCGTTCAGCGATCGCTGATAAGCAAATTAATACAAAAGAGAAATTCTATGCTTTCTTAAAAGCCAATCATGAAATTCTTTATCGTTTAGTTAATAGTGGTGAAAATATTGATTTCCATTATTTACCGCGACCTTCTCATACAAGCAAAACCATGTTTTCAGCCGATAATTGGTATGTAATTGGAGATGCAGCTTGTATTTTTGATCCTTTTTATTCTTTGGGATCTAGCATGATTTCCTATCAAATTGAATGTACGACAGAAATTATTCGCAGTAAATTAGTAGGAGAAGCTATTGGCGAGAAAAAACAAGCGGCGTACAATGATTTTATCCTAACTTACACGCGGTTTAATAACCATCTAATCAAACATCATGATCAACAGTTAGGAGATGCCAGTATTATGAGTTGGCGGATCTATCATGATTATATCTGGTGGTTTGGTGTCCAAGTTCCGATGTACACGGGAAAATGGTTTTTAGATTTAGATTTTCTCACCCGATATACTCCTGGTTTAAAAGAACATCAAATGGGGTATTGTGAACATCTTTATCAGCAATTTAACGAAGTCATCGCTCAGGGCAAAAATTTAGGGTTTATGGATTGTCATCGAGGAGATCAACTTTGGGGTGATTATCATACCTTAAAACATTTTGATGATTTTGTTGAAAATGCCAAACTTGAACCCAGACGGTGTAATGTTTTTGCTTGTATGAAAACCACTAATTTTTATACAGCCATTTGGTATGCTAATTTTCTCTGGAAAGGGTTTGGAGTCACTGCTTTTGTTAAACCGAAGAATCTTTTCTACTTACTGAAGCACTTACAAGGGGTAATACAAGCGGACATCGCAGAAAGAGTTTATAAACATTTCACCAAAGGAATTCCCTCCAATCGCAAAATTGCGGAAATGCGTCAAGAGTTTACCACCTATCACTATCAGCCAGAACTTAATTCGTGGGAACAAGAAACAGCACCTTTAGCTTCTCAAAAAATTACAGTTACTGTTTAA
- a CDS encoding NAD(P)/FAD-dependent oxidoreductase — MVATNTNEYDVVIMGAGFAGVCQARHLLLNVPNIKIALIDPRPEERTNKDLKIGESMVEIATLFVCKELGLYEYMIENHPPKYALNFHWAKDADKTDTIDDYYHIWANRQFPLGTFQMNRAKFERDLLKMNKKMGASFYQGRVVDVDITPTDEMHTVKVKMIDGNYHELRAKHLVDAAGRKFIIGHKTDNVIVGADNLFGVDTGSAWVRVKNIDRTIFHDGYDPYGATCSHYYATNHWFGHGHWLWMIPTEKDSQEISIGIAQHRSVIANDQINTQEKFYAFLKANHNLLYRLVTSGENVDFHYLPRVSHTSKTMFSQDNWYVVGDAACIFDPFYSLGTSMIAFAIESITEIIRSQLAGEADTEEKRAAYNDFNLTYTRLNNHLIEHHDKQLGHASIMSWRIYAEYMWWFGIQIPLYVGKWHLDTGFISRYVPKVQADIKGYWHHLYEQFNQLVEQNKNIGFMDAHRTDQLIWGYHTLKHFDDFIENTKFEPRRCNVFAGIKATSFYTAVWYAKFLWKGFGFSAFLNPKNLSYLFGHLNGAVQSAITEMVYKYLTRKLSDNSQIEQTRQEFTNYRYRPQLNPWVKKEVKRSPEKIPIIV, encoded by the coding sequence ATGGTTGCTACTAACACTAATGAGTATGATGTTGTGATTATGGGAGCAGGTTTTGCTGGGGTCTGTCAAGCAAGACACTTACTTCTAAATGTTCCCAACATTAAAATTGCACTGATCGATCCTCGTCCAGAAGAAAGAACTAATAAAGACCTCAAAATTGGCGAATCAATGGTGGAAATTGCCACCTTATTTGTTTGCAAAGAATTGGGGTTATACGAATATATGATCGAAAATCATCCCCCTAAATATGCTCTTAATTTTCATTGGGCAAAAGATGCAGATAAAACTGACACCATTGATGATTATTATCATATTTGGGCGAATCGACAATTTCCCCTTGGCACGTTTCAAATGAATCGGGCAAAGTTTGAACGGGATTTGCTCAAAATGAATAAGAAAATGGGAGCAAGTTTCTATCAAGGGCGTGTGGTTGATGTGGACATTACTCCTACTGATGAGATGCACACCGTCAAAGTTAAAATGATTGACGGAAATTATCACGAACTGAGAGCAAAACACCTTGTTGATGCAGCAGGACGTAAGTTTATTATTGGCCATAAAACTGATAACGTTATTGTAGGTGCAGATAATTTATTTGGAGTTGATACGGGATCGGCTTGGGTACGGGTTAAAAATATAGATCGCACCATTTTTCATGATGGTTATGACCCTTATGGAGCAACTTGTAGCCATTACTATGCAACCAATCATTGGTTTGGTCATGGTCATTGGTTATGGATGATTCCCACAGAAAAAGACTCCCAAGAAATCTCTATTGGAATTGCTCAACATCGCAGTGTTATCGCCAACGACCAAATTAATACTCAAGAGAAGTTTTATGCTTTCCTAAAAGCCAATCACAATCTACTTTATCGCTTAGTCACCTCTGGCGAAAATGTCGATTTTCATTATCTTCCTAGAGTTTCCCATACTAGCAAAACGATGTTTTCTCAAGATAATTGGTATGTAGTTGGAGATGCTGCTTGTATTTTTGATCCCTTTTACTCTTTGGGAACAAGTATGATTGCTTTTGCGATTGAAAGTATCACGGAAATTATTCGTTCTCAACTTGCAGGAGAAGCGGATACAGAAGAAAAACGGGCTGCTTACAATGACTTTAACCTTACCTATACTCGATTGAATAATCATCTCATTGAACACCATGATAAACAATTAGGTCATGCTAGTATCATGAGTTGGCGTATTTATGCCGAATATATGTGGTGGTTTGGGATTCAAATTCCCCTTTATGTCGGCAAATGGCATTTAGATACTGGCTTTATTTCCCGTTATGTGCCAAAAGTTCAAGCGGATATAAAAGGATATTGGCATCATCTCTATGAACAATTTAACCAATTAGTTGAGCAGAATAAAAATATTGGTTTTATGGATGCTCATCGTACTGATCAATTAATCTGGGGTTATCATACCCTCAAACACTTCGATGACTTTATCGAAAACACTAAATTTGAACCAAGACGGTGCAATGTTTTCGCTGGAATTAAAGCGACCAGTTTTTATACAGCAGTTTGGTATGCAAAGTTCCTCTGGAAAGGATTTGGTTTTTCAGCTTTTCTCAATCCAAAAAATCTGTCCTATCTGTTTGGACATCTTAATGGCGCAGTTCAATCTGCCATTACGGAAATGGTCTATAAATATTTGACTCGTAAGCTTTCTGATAATAGCCAAATTGAACAAACTCGCCAAGAATTTACCAACTATCGTTATCGTCCTCAACTAAATCCTTGGGTAAAAAAAGAAGTAAAAAGATCGCCCGAAAAAATACCTATTATTGTCTAA